The Cryptococcus gattii WM276 chromosome D, complete sequence region GCCTTGAACCTGACCATGATGCGTACCAGGGCTTAAACGATGCTGCTGCTCGTAACCCAGACTATTCGCACTCACATCAACGGCAAAGTGGCTCTCGAAATGCCTGTATGTTGTCCGATGCGACTGTCACGCTGGCGTCGCAACGGGGGATATTTGCTCATCGTCATTTGTAGCTGATGATTTGTCATACCTTCAAAATCCAATCTGGTGGGCGGGTATGGTCACTAGTGAGTTCCATCAGACTATGAAGTGCGGGTAATGGCTGACAAGAATCGATTAGTGGTCGTCGGGGAGGGTGAGAGCACTTCAAAATGCATACAAGGTTGATCCTGAACGTATTATAGTGGCCAATTTTGCGGCTTACACCTTTGCACCTGCAATCCTTGTGACACCGTTAGGAGCTATGAGCGTTATTATTGGGTAATTCGTCAACTCGTTCTGTAAAAGCCCATGCTGATGTTCAAAAAGTGCCATCTTGgcctctttccttctcgACGAAAAACTTGGACGTTTGGGTGTCTGCGGCTGCGCTGCATGTATCGTGAGTAAGGTCTCATACCCGAGAGCCATTTAATAAGCGTTTCGTTCAGATTGGATCAGTTATCATTGTCTTGCATGCTCCTTCAGATAAGGAGGTCGAGACTGTCGATGAAATTTTGAGCTATGCTGCTCGACCAGGTTAGTTTTCGGAGTCTTTTGAGCTTTTTGACCAAAGTTGACCATACCGCAGGATTTTTGGTTTACATCACCTTTGTCGCCGTCTTCTCTTTGTACATGATCTATCGTGTCGTGCCTACTCACGGTACCAGAAATCCTATGGTATATTTGTCCATTTGCTCTCTCGTTGGAAGCGTTTCTGTCATGGCCATCAAGGTCGGTTTCCCGCCTGTGCACTTGCTTTCTCTCGCTGACTTTGCTTTACAGGGCTTTGGTGTTGCTATCAAGTTGACCTTGTCCGGCAACAACCAACTTACACACGTCAGCACATATGTGTTTGGCGTGGTTGTGGTAGGGTGTATTGTCGTTCAAATGGTATGTCTCGCGCAGCGCAAAAAAAGTAGAGCGCCAGAAAGGTTTTAGCTGATGGCGTTAATTCTAGAACTACTTTAACAAGGCGCTGGACACCTTTTCCACCAATGTGTAGGTCAACCCATTCGATTTATCACGCATATGAAACTAAAAATTACTATAGTGTTAACCCCATATATTATGTTTTCTTCACTACTGCTACCATCATCGCTTCTGCCATTCTCTTCTCCGGTTTCAACACCCCTGGAGGCGTCAACACGATCTCTCTTATATGCGgtttcctcatcatctttaTGGGTGTGTTCCTTCTCAATACTTCCCGAGAGCCTGAGCAAATCCATCACCCTACAAGTCTCGAATCTGGTCTTATGAGTAAGTACCGAATTTGCATCATGATCAAATCCAGATTAATCTGATAATCGCAGACCCTCGTATGAGCATGTCTGGTGGCCGTATCTCTGTCGAATCCAATGGGGCCGGATGGAACTACGGCACTGTGCCCGGTTCCGGGTACGCCCCTGACGGGTCACTCAACTCTGCGGGCCACGGGCGTCGAAGTAACCTTTATCGCTCACAAAATTCTACACTTTTTAACGCATtcgaagaagaaggggtGCCCCTGGGACAATTACCGGAGGAGGATGAGTCTTCAGGAGATGAAATCAATGCGAGGAGGGGACAGCAAGCTCCCGGGAGGAGTCTGTTGGGTAAGAAGGGACGAGAAGATGTGGCTGGGGGAAGACACCCGGCTTACCAAGACATGGACAGATGAGATGAGCATATTTTGAAGAGCGGTCAATAAGGATGCATGGTGTTGTTATAGATGAAGGCGGGAGAGTGACTGAGACCTTGAGGACACAGAGGCTTGATGATCGATCAAAAAGTATGGTTTACAATACCATATTGTAAAACAAGCCACTGGGCTTCACGAATGCATCAAGGAAGGCAGCTCTTTTTGGAGTACAGGGACTCCTAGCACAACGTAATTCAACTGTTGACCTGTTCAAGTACAACCACAATAACAGTAACTGATTTACGATAAAACCATCAAACCAAAATTTTTAAGGTTCTTAAAGTGCGGCACAAAGTCTATGAAGCCCATCGGCTCGAAGTAGCATGCGCCGTCGTTACAATCACAAGTTTTCCATTTATAAAGCGACCTATTTCACGCTGCGCCGATTGGGATAGCAGCAGTTAACGAACCAGTAGCCTACGTGAATCCGTCTCTTATCCATTGCTCTTCAAAGACCTATCTGCACATCTAGATGGGCCTCGGAAGGCGTATTTAGATAGACGaaacctccacctctttcATTGGAAAGTTGAGCTTTGTAAGGATAGCTAATCGTTGTGAAGCCATTCCgtctttttcttctccgGCAGCAGTGGCACAAGGGCGCTGTTTCCACTGTGACTGTCGGTCAAGACACAACGATCACCATTACGATATTCTGCGCCACAAGGAGTATCGCGTTTAATGCCACTGTAGACCAGCTCGTGGATAAGAGGTAGTAACGGAAGATTGACGTGTAACGCCGGCGAAGAGAGCCAGGCGAGCCAGCGCCAAGCGCGGTGATTGAGGGTCGAAAGATAAAGTGCAAGATTGAACAAGCTCGTCGAGGCCCATTCTTATGTTTCGATGTTTTTAAGGTATTGCCATGGACTTGCTGTATGTTATATGAAAAAGTTGAAGATTCCTTACTAAAGGTACTGTCAGATAGGTTCATATCACTGCACGTCTCCGCATAAGTCACCATGTGGTGTACGAAAAGTTTTCTGTAGAAGCTGGGCCATGATACAGAACCACCTCTCAATGCTAATTTATTCCAGAAGGTTTAGGATTCGGAGATCCCAGCATATAGCAGGCCATTGAAT contains the following coding sequences:
- a CDS encoding uncharacterized protein (Similar to TIGR gene model, INSD accession AAW45804.1); protein product: MIEEKYIGLALALGGTFLIGSSFIITKKGLNDAAARNPDYSHSHQRQSGSRNASDDLSYLQNPIWWAGMVTMVVGEVANFAAYTFAPAILVTPLGAMSVIIGAILASFLLDEKLGRLGVCGCAACIIGSVIIVLHAPSDKEVETVDEILSYAARPGFLVYITFVAVFSLYMIYRVVPTHGTRNPMVYLSICSLVGSVSVMAIKGFGVAIKLTLSGNNQLTHVSTYVFGVVVVGCIVVQMNYFNKALDTFSTNVVNPIYYVFFTTATIIASAILFSGFNTPGGVNTISLICGFLIIFMGVFLLNTSREPEQIHHPTSLESGLMNPRMSMSGGRISVESNGAGWNYGTVPGSGYAPDGSLNSAGHGRRSNLYRSQNSTLFNAFEEEGVPLGQLPEEDESSGDEINARRGQQAPGRSLLGKKGREDVAGGRHPAYQDMDR